One segment of Phragmites australis chromosome 13, lpPhrAust1.1, whole genome shotgun sequence DNA contains the following:
- the LOC133889022 gene encoding uncharacterized protein LOC133889022 isoform X1: protein MGNCLGSEEAEVESVKNLGHHGHPQAIARPDPMAAPKADASMSSGHPSRSPSSSMNSSTTARSSSTSSSSRPLATADAGAYPEGRILEVPNLRIFTFAELKAATRNFKPDTILGEGGFGRVYKGWVDEKTMSPVRCGTGMVVAVKKLNPESVQGLQEWQSEVNFLGRLSHPNLVRLLGYCLEHKELLLVYEFMAKGSLENHLFRTLQRQALGFRPREEWPDRWRQPHHHQGDGHLRLRRAGVRCHRALVREERRVRLRRRAAGDAHGAAGARHGPPRAAAQPGGLGQAVPGGPAEAGAPDRPAAGGAVPVQGRGAGGPAHAALPLGRPQEPALHGRGRGCARGGRADQGASQGRAAGRHVAAGRRSSAGWARAPPLVAPEVRVGRGAEQPPPVSNYEVAPLVHNRTSRPALIELSRKFGRSFPIVLGFSRQVQRRFRRFCHKLLSFVQHEDRGSQKDAV, encoded by the exons ATGGGGAACTGCCTCGGCTCGGAGGAAGCCGAAGTGGAGTCCGTGAAGAACTTGGGCCACCACGGACACCCCCAAG CAATTGCAAGGCCGGATCCCATGGCGGCACCCAAAGCCGACGCTTCCATGAGCTCAGGGCACCCGAGCAGGTCCCCGAGTTCATCCATGAACAGCAGCACTACCGCCCGAAGtagcagcaccagcagcagctcTAGGCCTTTGGCGACCGCCGACGCCGGGGCCTACCCGGAGGGGAGGATCCTGGAGGTGCCCAACCTCCGCATCTTCACGTTCGCCGAGCTCAAGGCGGCGACGAGGAACTTCAAGCCCGACACGATCCTCGGCGAGGGAGGATTCGGGCGGGTGTACAAGGGCTGGGTCGACGAGAAGACGATGAGCCCCGTGCGCTGCGGCACCGGCATGGTCGTCGCCGTCaagaagctcaaccccgagagcGTGCAGGGGCTGCAAGAGTGGCAG TCTGAGGTGAACTTCCTGGGGAGGCTGTCGCATCCGAACCTGGTGAGGCTGCTGGGGTACTGCCTGGAGCACAAGGAGCTCCTGCTTGTCTACGAGTTCATGGCCAAAGGCAGCCTGGAGAACCACCTCTTCAGAA CACTACAACGCCAAGCTCTCGGATTTCGGCCTCGCGAAGAATGGCCCGACCGGTGGCGACAGCCACATCACCACCAGGGTGATGGGCACCTACGGCTACGCCGCGCCGGAGTACGTTGCCACAG GGCACTTGTACGTGAAGAGCGACGTGTACGGCTTCGGCGTCGTGCTGCTGGAGATGCTCACGGGGCTGCGGGCGCTCGACACGGCCCGCCCCGCGCAGCAGCACAACCTGGTGGACTGGGCCAAGCCGTACCTGGCGGACCGGCGGAGGCTGGCGCGCCTGATCGACCCGCGGCTGGAGGGGCAGTACCCGTCCAGGGCCGCGGTGCAGGCGGCCCAGCTCACGCTGCACTGCCTCTCGGGCGACCCCAAGAGCCGGCCCTCCATGGCCGAGGTCGTGGTTGCGCTCGAGGAGGTCGAGCGGATCAGGGTGCGTCCCAGGGGCGCGCCGCGGGACGACACGTCGCCGCAGGCCGCCGCAGCAGCGCGGGGTGGGCAAGGGCACCACCGCTCGTCGCGCCCGAGGTCCGGGTCGGACGGGGCGCGGAGCAGCCACCACCAGTCTCCAACTATGAGGTAGCACCACTGGTCCACAACCGGACCAGCAGGCCAGCATTGATCGAGCTGAGCCGCAAGTTTGGGCGCAGTTTTCCCATCGTCCTGGGCTTCTCCCGGCAAGTGCAAAGACGTTTTCGTCGCTTTTGTCACAAATTGTTATCGTTTGTGCAACATGAGGACCGAGGAAGCCAGAAAGATGCTGTATGA
- the LOC133889022 gene encoding probable serine/threonine-protein kinase PIX13 isoform X2 yields MGNCLGSEEAEVESVKNLGHHGHPQAIARPDPMAAPKADASMSSGHPSRSPSSSMNSSTTARSSSTSSSSRPLATADAGAYPEGRILEVPNLRIFTFAELKAATRNFKPDTILGEGGFGRVYKGWVDEKTMSPVRCGTGMVVAVKKLNPESVQGLQEWQSEVNFLGRLSHPNLVRLLGYCLEHKELLLVYEFMAKGSLENHLFRKGASFEPIPWNLRLRIAIGAARGLAFLHSSEKQQVIYRDFKASNILLDTHYNAKLSDFGLAKNGPTGGDSHITTRVMGTYGYAAPEYVATGHLYVKSDVYGFGVVLLEMLTGLRALDTARPAQQHNLVDWAKPYLADRRRLARLIDPRLEGQYPSRAAVQAAQLTLHCLSGDPKSRPSMAEVVVALEEVERIRVRPRGAPRDDTSPQAAAAARGGQGHHRSSRPRSGSDGARSSHHQSPTMR; encoded by the exons ATGGGGAACTGCCTCGGCTCGGAGGAAGCCGAAGTGGAGTCCGTGAAGAACTTGGGCCACCACGGACACCCCCAAG CAATTGCAAGGCCGGATCCCATGGCGGCACCCAAAGCCGACGCTTCCATGAGCTCAGGGCACCCGAGCAGGTCCCCGAGTTCATCCATGAACAGCAGCACTACCGCCCGAAGtagcagcaccagcagcagctcTAGGCCTTTGGCGACCGCCGACGCCGGGGCCTACCCGGAGGGGAGGATCCTGGAGGTGCCCAACCTCCGCATCTTCACGTTCGCCGAGCTCAAGGCGGCGACGAGGAACTTCAAGCCCGACACGATCCTCGGCGAGGGAGGATTCGGGCGGGTGTACAAGGGCTGGGTCGACGAGAAGACGATGAGCCCCGTGCGCTGCGGCACCGGCATGGTCGTCGCCGTCaagaagctcaaccccgagagcGTGCAGGGGCTGCAAGAGTGGCAG TCTGAGGTGAACTTCCTGGGGAGGCTGTCGCATCCGAACCTGGTGAGGCTGCTGGGGTACTGCCTGGAGCACAAGGAGCTCCTGCTTGTCTACGAGTTCATGGCCAAAGGCAGCCTGGAGAACCACCTCTTCAGAA AGGGCGCATCCTTTGAACCAATCCCCTGGAACCTTCGGCTTCGCATCGCCATCGGCGCGGCCCGTGGCCTCGCCTTCCTGCACTCGTCGGAGAAGCAACAAGTGATTTACCGGGATTTCAAAGCCTCAAATATCCTCCTTGACACG CACTACAACGCCAAGCTCTCGGATTTCGGCCTCGCGAAGAATGGCCCGACCGGTGGCGACAGCCACATCACCACCAGGGTGATGGGCACCTACGGCTACGCCGCGCCGGAGTACGTTGCCACAG GGCACTTGTACGTGAAGAGCGACGTGTACGGCTTCGGCGTCGTGCTGCTGGAGATGCTCACGGGGCTGCGGGCGCTCGACACGGCCCGCCCCGCGCAGCAGCACAACCTGGTGGACTGGGCCAAGCCGTACCTGGCGGACCGGCGGAGGCTGGCGCGCCTGATCGACCCGCGGCTGGAGGGGCAGTACCCGTCCAGGGCCGCGGTGCAGGCGGCCCAGCTCACGCTGCACTGCCTCTCGGGCGACCCCAAGAGCCGGCCCTCCATGGCCGAGGTCGTGGTTGCGCTCGAGGAGGTCGAGCGGATCAGGGTGCGTCCCAGGGGCGCGCCGCGGGACGACACGTCGCCGCAGGCCGCCGCAGCAGCGCGGGGTGGGCAAGGGCACCACCGCTCGTCGCGCCCGAGGTCCGGGTCGGACGGGGCGCGGAGCAGCCACCACCAGTCTCCAACTATGAGGTAG
- the LOC133889380 gene encoding uncharacterized protein LOC133889380 — MCIAAWAWQCHPTHRLLLLFNRDEYHSRPTQPAQWWAAGEEGKEILGGRDELGGGTWMGCTRDGKLAFLTNVREPRSLVGTKTRGELPVRFLQGSHGPLEYAAEIAKEADQYNGFNLILADVNAGTMVYISNRPGGDPVIQTVAPGLHVLSNAAIDSPWPKALRLGQSFKRYLATHDDAEAPLKQMVEELMMDTIKADRSMVPDTGVDPEWEYKISSIFIDTAKGQARYGTRSMAALAAKLDGEVTFYERYLENSLWKENCIQFQMEKAQ, encoded by the exons ATGTGCATCGCGGCGTGGGCGTGGCAGTGCCACCCGACGCAccgcctgctcctcctcttcaaCCGCGACGAGTACCACTCCAG GCCGACGCAGCCGGCGCAGTGGTgggcggcgggggaggagggCAAGGAGATCCTCGGAGGTAGGGACGAGCTCGGCGGGGGGACCTGGATGGGTTGCACGAGGGACGGGAAGCTGGCCTTCCTCACCAACGTGCGGGAGCCCAGGTCGCTGGTCGGGACCAAGACCAGAGGGGAGCTCCCGGTCAGGTTCCTCCAG GGCAGCCATGGTCCACTGGAGTATGCAGCAGAAATTGCAAAGGAAGCAGATCAGTACAATGGTTTTAACCTTATATTGGCTGATGTGAATGCAGGAACCATGGTTTACATCTCTAATAGACCTGGAGGTGATCCTGTAATTCAAACAGTTGCTCCTGGGCTTCATGTGCTTTCCAATGCTGCGATTGACTCCCCTTGGCCAAAG GCACTGCGCTTAGGACAGAGTTTCAAAAGATATCTGGCAACACATGATGATGCAGAAGCCCCTTTAAAGCAGATGGTTGAAGAGTTGATGATGGATACCATCAAGGCTGATAGATCTATGGTGCCTGATACTGGTGTCGATCCTGAGTGGGAATACAAGATAAGCTCTATATTCATTGACACTGCAAAAGGACAG GCACGATATGGAACACGAAGCATGGCCGCACTGGCTGCAAAATTGGACGGTGAGGTAACCTTCTACGAGAGGTACTTGGAGAACAGCTTGTGGAAGGAGAATTGCATACAGTTCCAGATGGAGAAGGCACAATAG
- the LOC133889039 gene encoding DNA-binding protein MNB1B-like, producing the protein MKAKAGADTEFKATGKRKKAGSPGKPKRGLTPFFVFLAEFRPQYLEKHPEAKGVAAVTKAAGVKWRAMSDEEKAQYGGNKKQDDKASKPANKKESTSSKKAKTDGEEEGEGSDKSKSEVEDDDEKDDNEDEDEE; encoded by the exons ATGAAGGCCAAGGCCGGCGCCGACACCGA GTTCAAGGCCACGGGAAAGCGCAAGAAGGCCGGCTCTCCCGGCAAGCCCAAGCGCGGGCTCACCCCGTTCTTCGTGTTTCT GGCTGAGTTCAGGCCTCAGTACCTGGAGAAGCACCCCGAGGCCAAGGGCGTCGCGGCC GTGACCAAGGCGGCTGGGGTGAAGTGGCGCGCCATGTCCGACGAG GAGAAGGCGCAGTATGGCGGGAACAAGAAGCAGGATGACAAAGCAAGCAAGCCTGCGAACAAGAAG GAGAGCACAAGTTCCAAGAAGGCCAAAACTGATggcgaggaggaaggagaaggttCCGACAAGTCCAAGTCTGAGGTCGAGGATGATGATGAGAAGGATGACAATGAG gatgaggatgaggagtgA